One Peromyscus leucopus breed LL Stock chromosome 4, UCI_PerLeu_2.1, whole genome shotgun sequence genomic region harbors:
- the LOC114683691 gene encoding olfactory receptor 4C15-like — translation MLNQTFVTEFILLGLSQNPKVEKILFVFFLLVYLFTIGGNMIIMVTIMCSPTLFGTPMYYFLSFLSFLDACISSVITPKMIIDFFFERKSISFECCMTQLFAVHFFPGAEVIVLSAMAYDRYVAICKPLHYTSIMNRKVCGILVAVAWAGGFLHSIIQIIFTLQLPFCGPNFIDHFICDLFPLLKLACTDTHIFVILVFANSGAFCIIIFSLLVVSYVVILFSLRSHSSEGRRKALSTCGSHITVVLLFFVPCILIYARNNSALSLEKNIFVFSHVLTPLVNPIVYTFRNKEMKNAIGKMWRRIFNFPGKH, via the coding sequence ATGCTAAACCAGACCTTTGTCACTGAGTTCATACTTTTGGGACTTTCACAGAACCCAAAAGTTgagaaaatattgtttgttttctttttgttggtctACCTTTTTACTATTGGGGGCAACATGATAATTATGGTAACAATTATGTGTAGTCCCACACTCTTTGGTACACCCATGTActactttttgtcttttctatctttcttggATGCATGCATTTCTTCTGTAATCACACCCAAGATGATAATAGACTTCTTCTTTGAGAGGAAGAGCATCTCCTTTGAATGTTGCATGACACAGCTATTTGCTGTCCACTTCTTCCCTGGGGCAGAAGTGATTGTTCTGTcagccatggcctatgaccgctatgtggccatttgCAAGCCCCTTCACTATACTTCCATCATGAACAGGAAGGTGTGTGGCATTCTGGTGGCAGTAGCCTGGGCAGGAGGCTTCTTGCATTCTATCATACAAATTATCTTCACATTGCAGCTGCCCTTTTGTGGACCCAATTTTATCGATCATTTCATATGTGACTTGTTCCCATTACTAAAGCTTGCCTGCACTGACAcacatatttttgtcattttagtgTTTGCCAACAGTGGGGCTTTCTgcatcattattttttctttattggttgTTTCTTATGTTGTCATCTTGTTCTCTCTGAGATCTCACAGCTCTGAAGGGCGACGTAAAGCTCTCTCCACCTGTGGATCCCACATTACTGTTGTGCTTTTGTTCTTTGTCCCATGCATATTAATATATGCACGAAATAATTCTGCATTATCattggagaaaaatatttttgtattttctcatgTCTTGACCCCATTGGTGAATCCCATAGTTTACACTTtcaggaataaagaaatgaagaatgccATTGGGAAAATGTGGAggagaatttttaattttcctggtAAACATTAA